The genomic interval GAACCTCATTCGCTTTTACCGTCATGAGTCGTGCGGGAAGTGTACGCCCTGCCGCGACGGCACCGGCTGGCTTGAGCAGATCATCAATCGCATCGAACAAGGGGGCGGCAAACCGGGCGACGTGGAGAAGATCGAGTCGATCTGCGACAATATCCTGGGTCGCACGGTCTGCCCGCTCGGCGACGCGGCAGTGATGCCGATTCAATCGGCTATCAAGAAATGGCGCGACGAATGGCAGCACCATGTCGAGCACGGCACGTGCCTCGTGAGAACACAGTTCAGTTTGGCGGAAGGTGTCTGATGGCCGAGGCAGTCAAACAGAACCCGGCCACCGCGGTCGCGCCGCCCACAGTGACGTTTACCCTTGACGGCCGCCAGGTCACGGTCCCGAAGGGCACCACTATCCTGATCGCCGCCCAGCAACAGGGGATCGAAATCCCCACATTCTGCTGGCATCCCAAGCTGAGTGTTGAGGGCGCCTGCCGGATGTGCTATGTCGAGATCGAGAAATGGCCCAAGCTGGCGATCTCGTGTGCGACTGAGGCGATGGACGGCATGGTGGTGCGCACTGATTCCGAGAAGGTCAAGCAGGGTCGGCGGGCCGTTATCGAGTTCACTCTGATTGATCATCCGCTCGACTGTCCCACCTGCGACAAGGGGGGAGAGTGCACGCTCCAGGACCTGACTTTTGCCCACGGTTACGACGACAGCCGGTTTGAATTCCAGAAGCGCCGCTTCGGAATTCAGGAAGCCGAGACGACATTCGATGAAGTTCGGATCGGGCCGGAGATTATCCTTAACCGCAACCGGTGTATCCGCTGCTACCGCTGCACCAGGGCCAACAAGGAAGCGTTCGGCGAACACGATCTCGGCGCCTTCGAGAGAGGCAATCACACCGAGATCAACGCCGCGCCGGGGCGTCGCGTGGACAACCCGTTCTCGGGCAACCTCGTGGAGATTTGCCCGGTGGGCGCGCTCATTAACACCGATTGGCGGTACAAGATCAGGGTCTGGCTGACTCAGACCACATCGTCGATCTGCCCATTCCACAGTTCCGGTGCTAACATCCTGTTCTTTAAGAACGACCACCAGGGGCGAATCTTCCGTGTAACCTCGCGGCCGAACGACGATATTGATGACGGCTGGATCACAGACGTAACCCGCTACGGTTATCAGATCGTGACTTCAGAGGACCGGCTCAGAAGACCACTTGTCAAGAAGGGCGGCAAGCAGGTTGAGGCGAGCTGGGAAGAGGCCATGGAGGTGATCAGGGACCGGCTCGGTGAGATCATCGAGAAGAAGGGCCGTGTCTGTATCGGCGGGTTGGTATCACCCACCTTGGATAACGCCTCGCTGTTCAGTTTTTCCAAGCTGTTCCGCACGGTTATCGGCTCGAATAATATAGACTTCCGGCTGGATTACCGGATGCTTCCCACGGTGTCCGGTGGAGCGTACGACATCCTCTGCAGCCGGCCTTTCAGTATAGCTGATATAGAAAAATCGGATCTGATTGTCACGCTCGGCAGCGATTTGGTCAGGGAACACCCGAATGAATACCTGAAGATGCGTCGCGCCTGCAATTTCGGTGGCGCGACCGTCTATGCGCTCAACCCGTATCAGACCAAATCGGCCGATATCGCGCGCGCGGAACTCGTTTATCAGCCCGGCACCGAAGAAATCGCCATCAACGGTATCTGCCTGGCGGCGATCGAAAACAACCTTGTAGACAGCTCGCGGATAGGCGATCTGCGAAAGAAAATCACGCCGGGGAGTTCGTCCGAGGCCGCCAGACTCTGCGGTGTCGATGCCAGTTTGTTTACCGAAGTGGCCTCGGCGCTGGCCCACGGGAGCCGGGTCACGTTGTTCGCGGGAGAAATAGTCAGCCGCTCACGGGACCGGGAGGCGATTGCCTCGGCGCTGTGCAATCTCAATCGCCTGTTTGAGCTTTCGTCGAAAGGCCAGATCGCCATCCTGCCGCGTTATGCCAACTCGCGCGGGGCGGGTAAACTCGGCCTGCTGCCTGAACCGCCGACTTCGTTGAAGACCCGGCTCAAGGAGCAGTGGGGCGAATGGCCGGAAACGGCGCCGATGACAACTGATCAGATGCTCCTGGCCATGAAGAAAGAGGAGATCAACAGCTGTCTTGTGATCGGCGGCAATCCGGTAATGCTCTATCCGGATCGCGAATTTGCCCACGACGCCCTCGAAGGGCTGGACTTTCTCGTCGTGGCCGACCTGTTCGAAACCGAAACCAGCGCCCTGGCCGATGTCGTGCT from Candidatus Zixiibacteriota bacterium carries:
- the nuoG gene encoding NADH-quinone oxidoreductase subunit NuoG, which encodes MAEAVKQNPATAVAPPTVTFTLDGRQVTVPKGTTILIAAQQQGIEIPTFCWHPKLSVEGACRMCYVEIEKWPKLAISCATEAMDGMVVRTDSEKVKQGRRAVIEFTLIDHPLDCPTCDKGGECTLQDLTFAHGYDDSRFEFQKRRFGIQEAETTFDEVRIGPEIILNRNRCIRCYRCTRANKEAFGEHDLGAFERGNHTEINAAPGRRVDNPFSGNLVEICPVGALINTDWRYKIRVWLTQTTSSICPFHSSGANILFFKNDHQGRIFRVTSRPNDDIDDGWITDVTRYGYQIVTSEDRLRRPLVKKGGKQVEASWEEAMEVIRDRLGEIIEKKGRVCIGGLVSPTLDNASLFSFSKLFRTVIGSNNIDFRLDYRMLPTVSGGAYDILCSRPFSIADIEKSDLIVTLGSDLVREHPNEYLKMRRACNFGGATVYALNPYQTKSADIARAELVYQPGTEEIAINGICLAAIENNLVDSSRIGDLRKKITPGSSSEAARLCGVDASLFTEVASALAHGSRVTLFAGEIVSRSRDREAIASALCNLNRLFELSSKGQIAILPRYANSRGAGKLGLLPEPPTSLKTRLKEQWGEWPETAPMTTDQMLLAMKKEEINSCLVIGGNPVMLYPDREFAHDALEGLDFLVVADLFETETSALADVVLPLCSWAEYDGYYVNLEGRVQLASRALPPRFESKPGYEIAQLIAEHFEKPLFESPEERDRMIRDVLMADPGVELPDRYLEVRAVSEDQPAGYPVVLFMGDDLHHSGHVTEKAASLVNFCGEAYVEMSPLLAERLGLNAGDSARVESEVGKVVAPVRISRYIRNDVVFMPRNFSAFPVNSLLMRKRRVDRVKISKVVG